From the genome of Candidatus Dormiibacterota bacterium, one region includes:
- a CDS encoding RNA polymerase sigma factor, whose amino-acid sequence MDPGRDAIDYDEIIQRYGRRLFVLAYHLTGTPALAEELCRECLVRSLLAPDFPTTEKEAGVFLHRGLISLWRERAAMAPRPAEIAPANQASLFRALSRLDPVSRAVLVLRVAEGLEYETIGKVLDMAPDVVYARLLQARGGLREGERALESSLFETMNRYLDGRLPADQRGVFERCIQIDAALRERVEFHRGLTLELHEEAPPLPRDFIPRLRERLERTLETLLLVDQATEGVILETGPTPARSGRVPAPIERGLSPWVFAAGALVLLIAGVALGLWISRRGAPGAPQPGQRVNAARPATTPDEATTEALRSLGYLAPGKDKIKETKPGKVTPTPTRAPTPARTPKPTPAPATGARGPSPSRTPTPTAARPAPMAPAATPSPAPAESAPAAAPSPAPPAETPPREVEVAWRVIPITMEPGTETDPRVLRTAAEWAALFAGAGTPPPEVVFERDMVVLLPARLAIESVKISGEALLISCHREQVDPGAGPASAAGIRLAVVVPISALQVRLVVR is encoded by the coding sequence ATGGATCCGGGGCGGGATGCCATCGACTACGACGAGATCATCCAGCGCTATGGCCGCAGGCTGTTCGTCCTCGCCTATCACCTGACAGGGACACCGGCCTTGGCGGAGGAGTTGTGCCGCGAGTGCCTCGTCCGCAGCCTTCTCGCACCCGACTTCCCGACGACGGAGAAGGAGGCCGGTGTCTTCCTGCATCGCGGCCTCATCTCGCTGTGGAGGGAGCGCGCCGCAATGGCGCCGAGACCGGCGGAGATCGCCCCCGCGAATCAAGCGTCGCTGTTCCGGGCTCTGTCACGGCTCGATCCGGTGTCTCGAGCCGTCCTGGTGCTCCGAGTCGCCGAGGGATTGGAGTACGAGACGATCGGGAAGGTGCTCGACATGGCGCCGGACGTCGTGTACGCCCGGCTGCTGCAGGCGCGTGGCGGCCTGCGGGAGGGGGAGCGGGCGCTGGAGTCGTCGCTGTTCGAGACGATGAACCGTTACCTCGACGGCCGCCTGCCTGCCGATCAACGCGGAGTCTTCGAGCGCTGCATTCAGATCGACGCCGCGCTGCGCGAACGGGTCGAGTTCCACCGCGGCCTGACTCTCGAGCTGCACGAGGAGGCGCCGCCCCTGCCGCGCGACTTCATCCCCCGGCTGCGCGAGCGGCTGGAGAGGACGCTCGAGACGCTGCTGCTGGTCGATCAGGCAACCGAGGGGGTCATCCTGGAGACCGGCCCCACGCCGGCGCGGTCCGGCCGGGTGCCGGCGCCGATCGAGCGCGGCCTGTCGCCGTGGGTCTTCGCCGCCGGCGCGCTCGTCCTCCTGATCGCCGGCGTCGCGCTGGGTTTATGGATATCGCGGCGCGGGGCGCCCGGGGCCCCGCAGCCCGGTCAGCGGGTGAACGCCGCGCGCCCGGCCACAACACCGGACGAGGCGACGACCGAGGCGCTGCGCTCGCTCGGATATCTGGCGCCGGGAAAGGACAAAATCAAGGAGACGAAACCAGGAAAGGTGACGCCCACCCCGACCAGAGCGCCAACGCCGGCCCGGACTCCGAAACCGACGCCCGCTCCCGCGACGGGCGCGCGAGGACCATCCCCTTCCCGCACGCCCACCCCGACCGCGGCCCGGCCCGCCCCGATGGCTCCGGCCGCGACCCCCTCGCCGGCACCGGCGGAGTCCGCGCCCGCCGCCGCCCCCTCCCCCGCGCCGCCGGCCGAGACCCCGCCCCGCGAGGTGGAGGTCGCCTGGCGGGTCATTCCGATCACGATGGAGCCGGGGACGGAGACCGACCCCCGGGTGCTCAGGACCGCCGCGGAATGGGCCGCGCTGTTCGCTGGAGCGGGGACCCCGCCGCCCGAGGTCGTGTTCGAGCGGGACATGGTGGTCCTTCTCCCCGCGCGGCTCGCCATCGAGAGCGTGAAGATCTCCGGCGAGGCGCTTCTGATCTCCTGTCACCGAGAGCAGGTCGATCCCGGCGCAGGGCCGGCCTCGGCCGCCGGCATCCGCCTCGCGGTCGTGGTGCCAATATCGGCGCTGCAGGTCCGGCTCGTCGTGAGGTGA